In Dyadobacter sp. NIV53, a single window of DNA contains:
- a CDS encoding peptidase domain-containing ABC transporter yields the protein MFIKNKICIRQHDITDCGAACLASVSAYYKLLMPIARIRQYASTDKKGTNVLGMIEAAQKLGFQAKGVRGEFESLSRIPMPAIAHVIINETLQHFVVIYEINQKHVVVMDPAFGKLERHSHEDFKKIWTGVLILLLPEAGFEKGDNRKSVAGRFWSLIGPHRRVMTQALFGAVVYTVLGLSTSIYVQKIIDNVLVGGNRNLLNLMSVAMFIILSLQLFIGFMQSVFALKTGQQIDARLILGYYKHLLTLPQQFFDTMRVGEIISRVNDAVKIRAFINDTALSLVVNMFIVIFSFGMMFTYDVKLALIMLSVIPIYSAIFYTVNRINRKGQRKLMENSAELESQLVESINSMGTIKRFGLESFANVKTEVRFMKLLKSIFKSSKVFLWSGNASELVSRSFTIVLLWVGSGFVLDNSLTPGELLSFYALIGYFTGPASTLVESNAVIQDALIAADRLFEILDLEREATENKIELTRDMVGDVTFRQMSFRYGSRVQVFSDLNLTIPNGKVTAIVGESGSGKSTLLSLLQNMYPLQSGSIYIGEYDIKHVSNQSLRQIVSVVPQQVDLFAGNVIDNIAVGEHVPDMQRVITTCQMLGISDFIEKLPNGFHTYLGENGATLSGGQKQRIAIARALYRDPQIIILDEATSSLDSLSEKAVQNTIEKLRESGKTIIIIAHRLSTIMSADKILVLEGGKLIEEGNHYQLLSNQNAYYRLWASQYLIDFQPNPLDPVSLRNICANGTIVGVDDHVH from the coding sequence ATGTTTATAAAAAACAAAATCTGTATCAGGCAGCACGATATAACGGATTGTGGCGCAGCCTGTCTGGCTTCAGTGTCAGCATACTACAAGCTATTGATGCCCATAGCCCGCATACGCCAGTATGCTTCCACGGATAAAAAAGGCACGAATGTGCTGGGCATGATTGAGGCAGCACAGAAGCTGGGCTTTCAGGCCAAAGGTGTTCGTGGTGAATTCGAAAGCCTTTCCCGGATTCCAATGCCAGCTATTGCACATGTCATTATAAATGAAACCCTTCAGCATTTTGTAGTGATTTACGAAATAAACCAAAAACACGTGGTCGTGATGGACCCTGCTTTTGGTAAGCTTGAAAGGCATTCGCATGAAGATTTTAAGAAAATATGGACCGGTGTACTAATACTGCTGTTACCAGAAGCTGGATTTGAGAAGGGAGATAACAGAAAGTCAGTAGCAGGACGGTTCTGGTCGCTGATAGGACCGCATCGCAGGGTTATGACACAGGCACTTTTTGGGGCGGTTGTATACACGGTCCTGGGTTTATCAACCTCGATTTATGTCCAGAAAATAATTGACAATGTATTGGTTGGTGGAAATCGCAATCTACTGAATCTGATGAGTGTAGCGATGTTCATTATTTTGAGCTTACAGCTATTTATTGGTTTTATGCAAAGCGTTTTCGCCCTGAAAACCGGACAGCAGATTGATGCAAGATTAATTTTGGGATACTACAAGCATCTTTTGACTTTGCCACAGCAGTTTTTTGATACAATGCGGGTGGGAGAGATTATTTCAAGGGTGAATGATGCGGTCAAAATTCGTGCTTTTATTAATGATACTGCTTTATCGTTGGTTGTCAATATGTTCATTGTAATCTTTTCGTTCGGGATGATGTTTACCTACGATGTCAAACTGGCACTGATTATGCTATCGGTTATCCCAATATATTCGGCAATATTTTATACCGTCAACAGGATCAATCGGAAGGGACAACGCAAGCTGATGGAAAATTCCGCAGAACTGGAATCGCAGCTGGTCGAATCAATCAATTCGATGGGCACCATCAAGCGGTTCGGTCTGGAATCTTTTGCTAATGTTAAAACCGAGGTGCGGTTTATGAAACTGCTGAAAAGTATCTTTAAATCATCTAAAGTATTTCTCTGGTCCGGAAATGCTTCTGAACTGGTTTCACGTTCTTTTACAATTGTTCTGCTTTGGGTTGGCTCAGGCTTTGTGCTGGATAATTCCTTGACACCGGGAGAGTTGCTCTCATTTTATGCATTGATCGGATATTTTACCGGACCTGCGTCGACATTGGTAGAGTCAAATGCAGTAATTCAGGATGCATTAATTGCAGCAGACCGGCTCTTCGAAATCTTGGACCTGGAACGAGAGGCGACAGAAAACAAGATTGAGCTCACCAGAGATATGGTTGGTGATGTTACTTTCCGACAGATGTCATTCCGGTATGGATCGAGGGTACAGGTGTTCAGTGATTTAAACCTGACAATCCCCAACGGCAAAGTCACAGCGATAGTCGGCGAGAGCGGATCTGGTAAATCGACTCTTTTATCACTTCTACAAAACATGTATCCGCTTCAAAGTGGCAGCATTTATATTGGCGAATACGATATCAAGCATGTTAGCAACCAAAGCCTTCGGCAAATTGTAAGCGTTGTTCCCCAGCAGGTAGATCTTTTTGCAGGTAATGTAATTGATAACATTGCCGTCGGTGAACATGTGCCGGATATGCAACGGGTGATCACTACCTGTCAGATGTTAGGCATCAGTGACTTTATTGAAAAACTGCCCAATGGATTTCATACCTATCTGGGAGAAAACGGTGCAACATTATCAGGAGGTCAGAAGCAGCGAATTGCAATTGCACGTGCATTGTATCGTGATCCGCAAATCATTATTCTGGATGAGGCAACTTCTTCGCTTGACTCTTTATCCGAAAAGGCCGTCCAGAATACAATTGAAAAGCTGCGCGAGTCAGGTAAAACGATCATTATCATTGCTCACCGGCTCAGCACCATAATGAGCGCAGACAAAATTCTGGTTCTTGAGGGAGGGAAACTGATTGAAGAAGGCAATCATTACCAGCTACTGTCAAATCAAAATGCCTATTACAGACTTTGGGCTTCTCAGTATCTTATCGACTTTCAGCCAAATCCTTTGGATCCCGTAAGTCTCCGTAATATTTGTGCCAACGGAACAATTGTTGGTGTGGATGATCATGTACATTAA
- a CDS encoding tetratricopeptide repeat protein, producing MTDRLHMARQYFKAGDLQAAQNVLDFETMSTELDTLLESQEKIQKKESETDQSLKDRANEFLILAQLAAINNQRADCFNKTLDCFEQSLRAERNVENLKIYTNFLKENDQFILGLPLYEEVLEIYRQLETANQGEYLAEVALSLQNLGNVCKETGHFDQAKQHFTESIHIYEQLEISSPDVYQKNVALSLKNLGDIYYEIGNFGKAEHARQKSLQIYMKLETTNPDAYQADIAMSLNDLGVLYMKAKRFDDTEQALQESLRIYQHLAAANPYKYQADVAMSMNNWGSLYYKTKRFDDAKQAYQESLHLYRQLEMVDSDAYKAQIALSLNNIGVLFDSTGHPDNAEQAYLDSFSIYRQLAMTKPDNYQANMALSLNNLGNYYNEVGRLDNAEQAYQESLCLYRQLAVGNPDLYLAEVIELLSNLGILYCETLRFDKSEQAYLEHLQIFRQLALADPHVYQIDVPHSLSILGRLYNGVKRFDEAEKMYQESLLIYRQLAKEDSFSYQGHVANSLNEIGIFYKDIKHFDKAEEVFTEALFIYRQLETITPATYQSGMVFSLNNLESIYKDTGRFGKAEQIFQEKLRLDL from the coding sequence ATGACTGATCGTTTGCATATGGCAAGGCAATATTTTAAAGCAGGAGATCTCCAGGCAGCGCAGAATGTATTGGATTTTGAAACAATGAGTACTGAGCTTGATACCTTGCTTGAAAGTCAGGAAAAGATACAAAAGAAAGAAAGTGAAACAGATCAAAGTCTTAAAGACAGAGCAAATGAGTTTTTAATTTTAGCTCAACTGGCCGCCATCAATAACCAGAGGGCAGACTGCTTCAATAAAACCCTGGATTGTTTTGAGCAGTCCCTTAGGGCAGAGCGAAATGTTGAGAATCTAAAGATTTATACGAATTTTTTAAAAGAAAACGATCAGTTTATCCTTGGATTGCCATTATATGAAGAAGTATTAGAAATATACCGGCAGCTGGAAACGGCTAATCAAGGTGAATACCTGGCAGAAGTGGCATTGTCTCTACAAAACCTTGGCAATGTCTGTAAGGAAACAGGACACTTTGATCAGGCTAAGCAACATTTCACAGAGTCAATACATATATACGAACAGTTAGAGATTAGTTCCCCGGATGTTTACCAGAAAAATGTAGCCTTGTCTTTGAAAAATCTGGGTGACATTTACTATGAAATCGGAAATTTTGGTAAAGCAGAGCATGCCCGCCAGAAATCTTTACAAATTTACATGAAGCTAGAAACCACCAATCCGGATGCTTATCAGGCAGACATAGCAATGTCTTTGAATGACCTGGGCGTTCTATACATGAAAGCCAAGCGCTTTGACGACACAGAGCAGGCTCTTCAAGAGTCGTTGCGGATATATCAGCATTTAGCAGCAGCCAATCCTTACAAATATCAGGCAGATGTAGCTATGTCCATGAACAATTGGGGCAGTCTTTACTATAAAACCAAACGTTTTGACGATGCAAAACAGGCCTACCAGGAGTCTTTACATTTATACCGACAGTTAGAGATGGTCGACTCGGATGCTTATAAGGCTCAAATAGCATTGTCTCTGAACAACATTGGTGTTCTCTTCGATAGCACCGGGCACCCTGATAACGCAGAGCAGGCCTATCTGGATTCTTTTAGTATATACCGGCAATTAGCAATGACTAAACCTGATAACTATCAGGCAAATATGGCATTATCCCTGAACAACCTGGGTAATTACTACAATGAAGTAGGGCGACTTGACAACGCAGAACAGGCCTATCAGGAGTCCTTATGCTTATACCGGCAATTAGCAGTGGGCAATCCCGATCTTTATCTTGCAGAAGTAATAGAATTATTAAGCAACTTAGGAATTCTATATTGTGAAACGTTGCGCTTTGATAAGTCAGAGCAGGCCTATCTGGAACATTTACAGATATTTCGGCAATTAGCATTGGCTGACCCACATGTTTACCAGATTGATGTTCCTCATTCTCTGAGCATCCTTGGCCGTTTATATAATGGTGTCAAGCGTTTTGACGAGGCAGAGAAGATGTATCAGGAGTCCTTACTGATATACCGACAATTAGCGAAGGAAGACTCATTTAGTTACCAGGGGCATGTGGCAAACTCTTTAAATGAAATTGGTATTTTTTATAAAGATATTAAGCATTTTGACAAGGCTGAGGAGGTATTTACAGAGGCTTTATTCATATACCGACAATTAGAGACTATAACCCCTGCTACATACCAGTCTGGTATGGTTTTCTCGCTAAATAATTTGGAGAGTATTTATAAGGACACCGGTCGATTTGGTAAGGCTGAACAGATATTTCAAGAAAAATTAAGATTAGATCTTTAA
- a CDS encoding TolC family protein — protein sequence MRSIILTLFWILMLTTPYSIANAQDTLTISKCIEIALARNPAIKESQLLLQSIANTHQQNKRSLLPSVEGMLSPGYSLGRSIDPYTNSVTNSRIGTSSLWISADWLVYNGYQRKRASQQAALNVTASQFDVQTAKNRIVLEVLQACMQVLMLRELLTLAYNQAESTKRQIDRISKQIKLEVAPESASYSLQAQLASDEVQIINTYNDLKLANLSLDQLLNMPAGQHIEIEQPGYEPSTPVPDTWNDIYKTALVARPELKALETRLLAANKGIDMAKGLRHPVVSLRSTLGTAFSSVAKKAVASEEYVQTPINAFITVDGKTYQASAINQSMALSNIGYFSQLNLNRAFSIDLSIRIPILNATQASYKIQEAKIQKLILSNQQVHAKQELKRQIEQAFITVKSTAERGQSLERQVKSLEKVLHVAEVKLSNGIASPVEFLLAKNDLERARISFIQTKYEYCLRKQVLDFLRDGSE from the coding sequence ATGAGATCTATCATATTGACCTTATTTTGGATATTAATGCTCACGACTCCGTACAGCATTGCAAATGCACAGGACACACTAACAATATCCAAATGCATTGAAATTGCTCTTGCCCGAAACCCAGCTATAAAAGAATCGCAGCTCCTGCTCCAATCCATTGCTAACACCCACCAACAAAACAAACGCAGCCTTCTGCCATCTGTTGAAGGCATGTTGAGTCCCGGTTATTCTTTGGGACGAAGCATAGATCCATACACCAATTCTGTTACTAACAGCCGGATCGGGACAAGTAGCTTATGGATCAGCGCCGATTGGCTGGTCTACAATGGATACCAGAGAAAACGTGCCTCACAGCAAGCCGCACTAAACGTAACTGCCAGCCAGTTTGACGTTCAGACAGCCAAAAACAGAATTGTATTGGAAGTATTGCAAGCCTGCATGCAAGTTCTGATGCTTCGGGAATTACTGACTCTTGCTTATAATCAGGCTGAGTCCACAAAACGTCAGATTGACCGTATATCAAAGCAAATCAAACTGGAAGTCGCTCCTGAATCGGCTTCTTACAGTCTTCAGGCACAGCTAGCCAGTGATGAGGTCCAGATTATTAACACTTATAATGATCTGAAATTGGCAAACCTTTCTTTGGATCAGCTTTTAAATATGCCTGCCGGGCAACACATTGAAATTGAGCAACCCGGATATGAGCCGAGCACCCCAGTACCTGATACCTGGAATGATATATATAAAACTGCATTGGTAGCACGGCCTGAGCTAAAAGCCCTTGAAACCCGTTTGCTTGCAGCGAATAAGGGAATCGACATGGCTAAAGGATTACGGCATCCTGTTGTTTCTCTGCGCAGCACCCTGGGAACTGCATTTTCATCGGTTGCAAAAAAGGCAGTTGCAAGCGAAGAATATGTGCAGACACCTATCAATGCTTTCATAACCGTTGACGGCAAAACCTATCAGGCCAGTGCCATAAACCAATCAATGGCTCTTAGCAACATTGGCTATTTTAGTCAGCTAAACCTTAATCGGGCATTTTCGATCGATCTTTCGATCCGGATACCCATTTTAAATGCCACCCAGGCCAGTTATAAAATACAAGAAGCTAAAATTCAAAAACTGATTTTATCCAATCAGCAGGTTCATGCAAAACAGGAACTGAAGAGGCAGATTGAACAAGCTTTTATAACTGTAAAAAGTACAGCTGAACGTGGTCAAAGCCTGGAAAGGCAAGTTAAGTCCCTGGAAAAAGTGCTGCATGTAGCTGAAGTAAAACTTTCCAACGGAATTGCCAGCCCGGTAGAATTCCTTCTTGCAAAAAATGATCTTGAAAGAGCAAGAATAAGCTTCATACAAACAAAATACGAATACTGTCTGCGCAAGCAAGTGCTTGATTTCCTGCGGGATGGAAGCGAATGA
- a CDS encoding HlyD family secretion protein, protein MQREIYQSDVIEDVAETYLPQVSVQGQTIYIAVICAVLACFSALPVLRIDVSVQSPGIIRSTAERSELRPLTGGEMEKVFVKENEKISAGQVLFRFKTDIADTKIRLIHAMQMEKSSYISDLRKLVSHNTSGTLSLESPLYRQQHQQFILQLRELDETRQKRKRELETSRNLFAEKVVARQELDDKEFGFTTAAAQLDAFMEKQTGDWQAALSRCQLELQEIQAQEKQLQSEISSTLITAPIAGTISQMAGKYPGSYVQPGELLAIISPDSNLIAECYVSPKDIGFLKAGMKCRMQVDAYDYNQWGMAEGTVLTISNDIALTDKQQAYFKVRCRLDSDHLTMKQGISGNLKKGMTLLSNFVVSRRTLYDLLYDQADDWLNPLTSKQDIATR, encoded by the coding sequence ATGCAACGTGAAATATATCAATCCGATGTGATTGAAGATGTTGCGGAAACGTATCTTCCGCAAGTTTCTGTCCAGGGACAAACAATTTATATTGCAGTCATCTGCGCTGTGCTTGCCTGTTTTTCAGCACTTCCTGTTTTACGTATAGATGTTTCCGTTCAAAGCCCGGGAATCATTCGTTCGACAGCGGAGCGGAGCGAACTTCGCCCGCTGACAGGAGGAGAGATGGAAAAGGTGTTTGTAAAAGAAAATGAAAAAATTTCAGCAGGGCAGGTACTTTTTAGATTCAAAACTGATATTGCTGACACCAAAATCCGGTTAATACACGCCATGCAAATGGAAAAAAGCAGCTATATCTCTGACCTCAGGAAGCTTGTTTCCCACAATACATCCGGTACTTTATCACTGGAATCTCCATTGTACCGGCAACAGCATCAGCAATTCATTTTGCAACTAAGAGAACTGGATGAAACCAGGCAGAAACGGAAACGGGAGCTTGAAACAAGCAGAAATCTATTTGCAGAAAAAGTGGTCGCACGTCAGGAACTGGACGACAAAGAGTTTGGCTTTACTACTGCCGCAGCGCAACTTGACGCCTTTATGGAAAAGCAGACCGGCGATTGGCAGGCCGCACTTTCGCGATGCCAATTGGAACTGCAGGAGATCCAGGCCCAGGAAAAACAACTTCAGTCGGAAATATCCAGTACCCTTATTACGGCACCTATTGCAGGCACGATCAGCCAGATGGCTGGGAAATATCCAGGAAGCTATGTTCAGCCGGGAGAGCTACTGGCTATAATTTCTCCTGATTCTAATCTGATAGCCGAATGCTATGTTTCACCTAAGGATATCGGATTTCTGAAAGCAGGAATGAAGTGTCGTATGCAGGTTGACGCCTATGATTACAATCAATGGGGTATGGCTGAGGGCACTGTTCTGACAATTTCCAATGACATTGCACTGACCGACAAACAGCAGGCTTATTTCAAAGTGAGGTGCCGACTTGATAGTGATCATTTGACGATGAAACAGGGCATCAGTGGAAATCTTAAAAAGGGAATGACGCTTTTGAGCAACTTTGTGGTGAGCCGCAGAACCCTTTACGATTTGCTGTACGATCAGGCTGACGACTGGCTCAATCCTCTTACGAGCAAACAGGATATAGCAACACGTTGA